In Halopseudomonas xinjiangensis, a single genomic region encodes these proteins:
- the mreB gene encoding rod shape-determining protein MreB, whose protein sequence is MFKKIRGMFSSDLSIDLGTANTLIYVRDRGIVLDEPSVVAIRSHGNQKSVVAVGTEAKRMLGRTPGNIQAIRPMKDGVIADFSVCEKMLQYFINKVHENSFIQPSPRVLICVPCKSTQVERRAIRESALGAGAREVFLIEEPMAAAIGAGLPVDEARGSMVVDIGGGTTEIALISLNGVVYAESVRVGGDRFDEAIVTYVRRNYGSLIGESTAERIKQEIGVAFPGGEVLEVDVRGRNLAEGVPRSFTLNSNEVLEALQESLSTITQAVKSALEQSPPELASDIAERGLILTGGGALLRDLDKLLAQETGLPVIVAEEPLTCVARGGGKALEMMDRHSMDLLSTE, encoded by the coding sequence ATGTTCAAAAAAATTCGTGGCATGTTCTCCAGCGATCTTTCCATCGACCTGGGCACTGCCAACACCCTTATTTACGTTCGCGATCGCGGCATCGTACTAGACGAGCCCTCGGTCGTGGCGATTCGCTCGCATGGTAACCAGAAAAGCGTGGTAGCCGTCGGCACCGAAGCCAAGCGCATGCTCGGCCGCACTCCCGGCAACATCCAGGCAATCCGCCCGATGAAGGATGGCGTCATCGCCGACTTCAGCGTGTGCGAAAAGATGCTGCAGTACTTTATCAACAAGGTCCACGAAAACAGCTTCATCCAGCCGAGTCCGCGGGTGCTGATCTGCGTGCCGTGCAAGTCCACTCAGGTGGAGCGTCGCGCCATCCGTGAATCCGCTCTGGGCGCTGGCGCCCGTGAAGTGTTCCTGATCGAAGAGCCCATGGCAGCTGCGATCGGTGCTGGCCTTCCGGTCGACGAGGCGCGCGGTTCGATGGTCGTGGACATCGGTGGCGGTACCACCGAGATCGCGTTGATCTCGCTGAACGGCGTGGTATACGCCGAATCCGTCCGTGTCGGCGGCGACCGCTTCGATGAAGCCATCGTGACCTATGTGCGTCGTAACTACGGCAGTCTCATCGGTGAATCCACCGCCGAACGTATCAAGCAGGAAATCGGTGTGGCTTTCCCCGGCGGAGAAGTGCTGGAGGTCGACGTGCGTGGCCGTAACCTGGCCGAAGGCGTGCCACGTAGCTTTACGCTCAATTCCAATGAAGTGCTCGAAGCGCTGCAAGAGTCGCTCTCGACCATCACCCAGGCGGTGAAGAGCGCGCTTGAGCAGTCTCCTCCCGAACTCGCCTCGGATATCGCCGAACGCGGCCTGATTCTCACCGGTGGTGGTGCACTGCTGCGCGATCTGGACAAACTACTGGCACAGGAAACCGGGCTTCCGGTGATCGTTGCCGAAGAGCCCCTCACCTGTGTGGCCCGCGGCGGCGGCAAGGCTCTGGAAATGATGGACCGTCACAGCATGGATCTGCTGTCCACCGAGTAA
- the gatC gene encoding Asp-tRNA(Asn)/Glu-tRNA(Gln) amidotransferase subunit GatC, whose product MALDRSDVEKIAHLARIALSDEDVPATTAKLSGILGLIDEMQAVDTDGIAPLAHPLETTQRLRPDQVSETNQRETYQTIAPATEAGLYLVPKVIE is encoded by the coding sequence ATGGCCCTAGACCGTTCGGATGTGGAAAAGATTGCACATCTGGCCCGTATCGCACTGAGCGACGAAGACGTTCCTGCGACCACTGCCAAACTGTCCGGCATTCTCGGGCTTATCGACGAGATGCAGGCAGTCGATACCGACGGCATCGCACCGCTGGCCCACCCGCTGGAAACCACTCAGCGTCTGCGCCCCGACCAGGTCAGCGAGACCAATCAGCGCGAGACCTACCAGACCATCGCCCCGGCCACCGAAGCAGGCTTGTACCTGGTTCCCAAGGTGATCGAATAA
- the mreC gene encoding rod shape-determining protein MreC: MRLLVLTVLSVALMVVDARLSVLQPLRSQMGLVLMPFYYVAELPVRSWDAIEQQLSSRANLMAENERLRAESLLTQRKLQKLAALTEQNVRLRELLNSSSLLDERVLVAELIGVDPNPFTQRIVINKGEQDGVFLGQPVLDATGLMGQVVEVLPHTARVLLITDVAHSLPVQVNRNGLRAIAAGMGSNEWLELRHVGDTADIRVDDILVSSGLGQRFPAGYPVGRVVSVERDPSQPFADVRVAPTAQLNRSRYLLLVFSPESGYGNVLPGLSLEQKQEQEADAEAGEAPTTAPVDAAAPVQGVQPDAQ, from the coding sequence GTGCGCCTGTTGGTGCTGACGGTGCTATCCGTGGCGCTGATGGTGGTTGATGCCCGTCTTTCGGTGCTGCAGCCGCTGCGTTCGCAAATGGGCCTGGTGCTCATGCCTTTCTATTATGTCGCCGAGCTGCCAGTGCGCAGCTGGGACGCCATCGAGCAACAACTATCCAGTCGCGCCAACCTGATGGCGGAGAACGAGCGACTGCGTGCCGAATCGTTGCTGACCCAGCGCAAGTTGCAGAAGTTGGCTGCGCTCACCGAGCAGAACGTGCGCCTGCGCGAGCTGCTCAACTCCTCTTCGCTGCTCGACGAGCGCGTCCTGGTTGCCGAGCTCATCGGCGTCGATCCCAATCCGTTCACGCAGCGCATCGTCATCAACAAGGGCGAGCAGGACGGGGTATTTCTCGGTCAACCGGTCCTGGATGCTACCGGCCTGATGGGGCAGGTTGTCGAGGTACTGCCACACACGGCACGTGTGCTGCTGATTACTGACGTGGCACACAGCCTGCCGGTGCAGGTCAATCGCAACGGCTTGCGCGCCATTGCCGCGGGAATGGGCAGCAACGAGTGGCTGGAGCTGCGGCATGTCGGGGATACTGCCGATATTCGTGTCGACGATATTCTAGTCAGTTCAGGCCTGGGTCAGCGTTTTCCCGCCGGTTACCCGGTGGGGCGTGTGGTGTCGGTCGAACGTGACCCTTCCCAGCCGTTTGCCGACGTGCGCGTTGCGCCAACCGCACAACTCAACCGCAGCCGCTATCTGCTGCTGGTGTTCAGCCCTGAAAGTGGGTATGGCAATGTGCTTCCCGGGCTGAGCCTGGAACAGAAGCAGGAACAGGAGGCCGATGCGGAGGCCGGCGAGGCACCGACGACCGCCCCGGTCGATGCTGCGGCACCCGTTCAGGGAGTACAACCCGATGCGCAGTAG